A stretch of Hydractinia symbiolongicarpus strain clone_291-10 chromosome 9, HSymV2.1, whole genome shotgun sequence DNA encodes these proteins:
- the LOC130656525 gene encoding uncharacterized protein LOC130656525 has translation MDWRIVVYFAVVGVACAEDALEMENEHDKAGLNQADLPVSQLFMSKKSVAAEVSEDKLKRSRRGFRSYFYNYLDEIAMSICASIPGEGPGLLYAVRRTCGEKSTCKDICSDPKLKKQGPKEVQNLQWLCSESLHVYKRQPSLADNYEDYTDSHKLGLAIYRHYSCTIGGCGPNYCCCRAS, from the exons ATGGATTGGAGGATAGTGGTATATTTCGCTGTAGTAGGCGTCGCATGCGCGGAGGATGCCCTGGAAATGGAAAACGAACATGATAAAGCCG GCCTTAATCAAGCCGATCTTCCAGTATCACAACTCTTCATGAGCAAAAAATCTGTGGCGGCTGAAGTGAGCGAGGACAAATTAAAACGGTCAAGACGTGGTTTCAGATCATACTTTTATAATTACTTGGATGAGATTGCAATGTCGATATGCGCGTCAATTCCTGGTGAAGGCCCTGGGTTGCTGTACGCTGTGAGACGAACATGTGGAGAGAAGTCTACCTGTAAAGATATATGTTCAGatcctaaattaaaaaaacaag GACCAAAAGAAGTGCAAAACTTGCAGTGGTTATGCTCTGAATCACTACATGTGTACAAACGTCAACCATCTTTGGCTGATAATTATGAAGATTATACCGATTCGCATAAATTAGGACTGGCTATATATAGACATTACTCATGCACAATTGGAGGTTGCGGTCCTAATTATTGTTGCTGCCGTGCGTCTTAG
- the LOC130657767 gene encoding uncharacterized protein LOC130657767 translates to MSFMVFNNRVNTSRERGKQHGIKAGMTDFIPRRRARSVLTPDEYEKLCYREHTLFELPLDKFDEEDEHCVECCTMKSLGRWYDGNARDSSGSITDSLTDDSVDGGYSPLAEKHFEVAYNRGVFSEVTTHNRSARKKSYDRLYRRPKLRRHNSEKNDNEDNNDDGMLDFPRKRSVSFDSANVPAHAQRKAHHRHKKDSKTKRGDKIREKLSNSGINLLDTSSVMTLDEIHDLQQRFYTAMTLKPERSMSSSDGNSHKKGEKDRDRSVSFN, encoded by the coding sequence GTATGACTGATTTTATACCCCGTCGAAGAGCAAGAAGTGTTCTCACCCCGGACGAATACGAGAAGCTTTGTTATCGAGAACACACGTTGTTCGAACTCCCTCTTGATAAATTTGATGAAGAAGATGAACATTGTGTTGAATGTTGTACCATGAAATCATTAGGACGATGGTATGATGGAAACGCTAGGGACAGCTCGGGGTCAATAACAGATTCTCTTACTGATGATAGCGTTGATGGTGGTTATTCTCCACTAGCGGAGAAACACTTCGAAGTAGCGTACAACAGGGGTGTGTTTAGCGAGGTGACCACCCACAACCGAAGCGCGAGGAAGAAGAGTTACGATAGATTATATAGAAGGCCGAAGTTGCGACGACATAACTCGGAAAAAAACGATAACGAAGACAATAATGACGATGGCATGTTAGACTTTCCACGTAAACGTAGTGTTTCGTTCGATTCAGCAAACGTGCCAGCGCATGCGCAGAGAAAAGCGCATCACCGCCACAAGAAGGATTCGAAAACAAAACGTGGAGATAAGATAAGAGAGAAACTTTCAAATAGCGGGATTAACTTGCTAGATACGTCAAGTGTGATGACTTTAGACGAAATCCACGATCTACAACAGCGATTTTATACGGCCATGACTTTGAAACCAGAAAGGTCAATGTCTAGTTCAGACGGTAACTCTCACAAGAAGGGAGAAAAAGATCGAGACAGAAGTGTTTCATTCAATTAA